The genome window CGGCACTCACAGTGACATCGACGGCCTGCGCAGCCACCTGCTGCAGCACCTGCCTGAGTTCATGGTGCCGGCGATATTCGTGCACCTGGATGGGCTGCCGCTGAGCCCCAACGGCAAGCTCGACCGCAAGGCCTTGCCGGCGCCGGGCCTGGATTCCCGGGTGGTACGCGCATACGAGGCGCCTCAAGGTGATACCGAAATCGCCCTGGCCAGCCTGTGGGCCGAATTGCTCAATGTGGAGCGCGTGGGCCGTCACGACAACTTCTTTGAACTGGGCGGGCATTCATTGCTGGCGGTCAGCCTGATGGGCCGGATGCGCCGCCTCGGGTGGTCGGCGGATGTGAAAGTGCTGTTTGGTCAGCCGACACTGGCCGCCCTGGCGGCAGCGCTGGGCGGTGGTCGCGAAGTCGCGGTGCCGGCCAACCGCATTGCCGCTGATTGCACCCACATCACGCCGGACATGCTGGCGCTGATCCGGTTGGACCCGGCGGCCATCGAGCGCATTCTCGCCGGCATCCCCGGCGGTGCGGCGAATGTGCAGGACATCTACCCGCTGGCGCCCTTGCAGGTGGGCATTCTTTATCACCACCGCGCCGTGCTGGAGGGTGACGCTTATCTGCTGCAGGCGCAGTTCGCCTTTGACAACCTGCTGCGCCTGCAAGCCTTCACTCGGGCGTTGCAGGCGGTGATCCGGCGGCATGACATCCTGCGTTCATCCTTCCATTGGGACGGCCTGGAAGAGCCGGTGCAGGTGGTTTGGCGTGAAGCCTCGTTACGCGTCGAAACCGGCCCGTTGCCGCAACGCCTGGACCTCGCCCAAGCCCCGTTGATGCGCTTGGTGTATACGCAAGAGCCCCAGCGGGTGGTCGCCACGTTGCTGTTCCATCACTTAGTGATGGACCACCTTGCGCTGGAAATCCTGCAGCATGAAATGCAGGCATTTCTGTTGGGGCAAGAGGCCGAGCTGGGCACGCCGGTGCCGTATCGCAACTATGTCGCGCAGACCCGCCTGGGGGTTGATGATCACGAGGCGTTCTTTTGCGAGATGCTGGGTGAGATCGACGCACCCACCGAGGTCGAACACCTGGGCGCCGCTGAAAAAGCTCAGCGGGCGGTTGAGCCTCAGTTGAGCCAGCGCCTGCGTGCCCAGGCGCGCCAAGCGGGTGTCAGTGCCGCCAGCCTGCTGCATGTGGCCTGGGCCCATGTGTTGGGCAAAGTCAGCGGCCGCGAACAGGTGGTGTTCGGCACGGTGCTGCTCGGTCGCCTGCAAGGGGGCGAAGGCGCCGAACGGGCCATGGGGGTGTTTATCAACACCTTGCCGTTGCGGGTCGACCTGGGCCAACACTCGGTGCACACCACGCTGCGTGCAACCCATGCACGGCTGACTCAACTGCTCAGCCATGAACATGCGCCGCTGGCGCTGGCCCAACGTTGCAGCGCGGTGCCGGTGGCGACACCGTTGTTCAGCGTGCTGTTCAACTACCGTCACAGTGCGCCGCAAGCCGGTGGCGTGGCGGCGGCATGGCAGGGCATTCAGTTGCTCAAGGCCGAGGAACACACCAATTACGCGCTGTCGGTGAGCGTTGATGACCTGGGCGATGGCTTGCGCCTTGAAGCCATGGGGCCGGGGGCTCGACGTTTGTGTGACTACCTGCACGCGGCCCTTGAACAGGTGGTGGAGGCGCTGGAGCACAACCGTGAAGTCGCCATCGGCTGCCTGCCGATTCTGGCGGCCGCTGAACGCCAGCAGTTGGCGGACTTCAACGCCACGACCCGCGCGTTCCCCCGCGAACACACGGTGCAGCGCCTGTTCGAAGCCCAGGCCCAGGCCCGCCCGGATGCCTTGGCGGCGTTGCACGGCGAGCACCTCCTTGGGTACGGCGAACTGAATACGCGCGCCAACCGTCTGGCTCATCACTTACTGAGCCTGGGCGTGCGTCCTGCCGATAACGTGGCGATCCTGCTCCCGCGTTCGTTGGACCTGCTGGTCAGCCAGCTGGCGATCCTCAAATGCGCCGCCGCCTATGTGCCGCTGGACATCAACGCGCCCGCCGAGCGCCAGGGCTTTATGGTGCAGGACAGCGGCGCGAGCTGGGTGATTACCCGCAGCGATACCGCCATCGAGTACCCGGCGCGGCGCCTCGACCTGGACAGCCTGGCGCTTGACCCGCAACCGAGCCACAACCCGGACGTGTCGCAGTCCTCGGACAGCGTGGCGTACATCATGTACACCTCCGGCTCCACCGGCACGCCGAAGGGCGTGTTGGTGCCGCATCGCGGCATCACGCGCCTGGTGCTTAATAACGGCTACGCCGACTTCAATGCCGCCGACCGCGTGGCGTTTGCCTCCAACCCAGCGTTCGATGCGAGCACCATGGACGTGTGGGGCCCGCTGCTGAACGGCGGCCAGGTGCAGGTTGTCGACCACGCCATATTGCTCGACCCAGTGGCTTTCGGGCGGGCGTTGAGCGGGGCGACGGTGCTCTTCGTCACCACGGCGTTGTTCAACCAGTACGTGCAGATGATTCCCGAGGCCCTGGCCGGCTTGCGCATGCTGTTGTGCGGCGGCGAACGTGGCGACCCGGCGGCGTTCCGCAGCCTGCTGGCGCAGGCGCCCGCATTGCGCCTGGTGCATTGCTATGGGCCGACGGAAACCACCACTTACGCCAGCACCTATGAAGTGCGCGCGATCGCCGATGACGCCGACAGCGTGCCCGTGGGGCGGCCAATTTCCAACACGCAAATCCATGTGCTGGATGCGCAATTGCAGGCGGTGCCGCTGGGCGTGACCGGTGAGATTTGCATCGGTGGTGACGGCGTGGCCAAGGGGTATTTGAACCGGCCGGAGCTGACCGCGGAAAAGTTTGTCGACGACCCGTTCAACGCGGGGGCCTTGATGTACCGCACCGGCGACCTTGGCCGCTGGACGGCGGATGGCCTGCTGGAATGTATCGGGCGCAATGACCATCAGGTGAAAATCCGCGGCTTTCGCATCGAACTGGGTGAAATCGAAGCCCGCCTGGCGAGCTTTGCGGGCATCCAGGACGTGGTGGTCCTGGCGCGTGAGGACGTGCCGGGTGACAAGCGCCTGGTGGCGTATTTCACCTGGGCGGCCGCGCCCGTTGGCATCGACAGTGTGCGCGCGCACCTGCACGGGCAATTGCCGGAATACATGCTGCCGTCGGCCTATGTGCCACTGGCGCATTTGCCGCTGACGGCGAATGGCAAGGTCGATCGCAAAGCCTTGCCGCTGCCGGCCCTGGACGCCTTTACCGGCTGCGAGTTTGAAGCGCCTGCCGATGCGTTGGAAGACACCCTCGCACAGCGCTGGGCGGATGTCTTGAAGCTGGAGCAGGTCGGTCGACACGACAGCTTCTTCGAACTGGGCGGGCATTCATTGCTGGCCATTCGACTGGTCAACCTGCTGGATGAAGCCGGCCTGCAGGTGACTCTGGCCGAGTTGTTCCAGCACGCCAGTGTGGCCAGTGTGGCCGCCATGTTGCGCCAACGCACGGATGCACCGGTGCGTGACAGTGCATTGATAACGGTGCGCAGCAGCGGCTCGCAGCCGCCGCTGTTCCTGATCCATGAATTCAGCGGCATGGACGTGTACTTCCCGGCACTGGGCCAACACTTGCCCGGTGACTATCCGATCTATGGCCTGGCGGGTCTGGCGCTCGGTGAGGCGCACCTGAACACCATGGAAGGCCTGGCGGCCCGCCTGGTCGGCCTGATTCGCAGCGTTCAGCCACATGGGCCTTACCGTGTGGCGGGCTGGTCGTTCGGCGGCGTGCTGGCGTATGAGGTGGCGATGCAACTGCTGGGGCTGGATGAAGCGGTTGAGTTCCTCGGGTTGATCGACAGCTACGTGCCGCGCATGACCGACCAGGGCAAGGCGCGCTGGAGCGGGCCGGATGCCCTGAAGCGGCATTTGTTGTTGCAGTGCACTGCGTATTGGAAAGCACAGGGAGGTGTGGATGAGCTGGCGAGCCTTGAACAGTTGGAGGCGGGCATTGGACAGCTGGACTTTGCGGCTCTGCTGCAACGCTGTCGCGATGAAGGTCTGCTATACGCGCAAATGGCAGCGGCTACGGACGCGGACCTCTTGAGCTTTATCGAGCGGGAAGTGGGGCATGGGCACGCGCTGGCGCATTACAGCGTGTTTGCGTTGCCGGTTCCGGTGCATTTGTTTAGCGCCATGGAGCGGCCGACCGAGTTGTCGCGGCGCAGTGTTTCGCTGGGCTGGGAGGCGGCGTTGGCACCTGGGCAATTGCGCCAGATAGACGTGCCAGGTGACCACCAAAGCATGATGCAGGCGCCGCATATTCAGGCGTTGGGCCGTGCGATGAGCGAGGCGCTGGCCACAGGTTCGGCGGTGCAGCAAGGCGTGTATCAGCCGCTGTTGCGCATTCAGAGCGGGCGGGCGGGGTATGCGCCGGTGTTTTGTGTACCTGGGGCGGGGGATAGCGTCACCGGGTTTGTCGGTTTGAGTGAAGCGCTGGGGCGCGACTGGCCGCTGTTCGGCTTGCAGCCGCGTGGGTTGGATGGCGAGGCGGTGCCCCATAGCCAGGTGGAAGCGGCAGCCGCGTGTTATCTGACGGCGCTGGCGCAGGAGTGCCCGCGCGGGCCGGTGCATCTGGTCGGGCATTCGTTTGGCGGCTGGGTTGCGCTGGAGATGGCCGTGCGGTTGCAAGCGATGGGCCGAGAGGTGGCGTCGTTGACGGTGATCGACAGTGAGTCGCCGGGCGGCAATGGTGGGGTCGGGCGGCCCTATACGTCGACGGCGGCCTTGTTGCGGTTGATCGACGCCATGCAGCTGTCGGCCGGACAGTCTTTGGACATCGACCCCGTGGCGTTTGCCGGGCGTGATGAAGTGGCGCAGCGTGAGTGGCTGCATGCCGGGATGGTCGCGGTCGGTTTGTTGCCGGCGCGCGCCAGTGTGGACGCGATGGCGGGGCCCGCACGTACATATGCCGCAGCCTTGCGCACGGTGTATCGGCCGACCCAGCGCTACCACGGGGTGGTGCGATTGGTATTGGCGCAGGACCCGGCGCTGGATGCCGCGGGCAATCAACGGGAGCAGGGGTTAATGATCGACGGTTGGCAGCGTCAGGGCAGTGGCCTGGAGGTTTGGTATGGCGGCGGCAATCACTTCACATTGCTCAAGGCCCCGAATGTTCACGGGCTTGCGCGGTGGTGGCTGGACGGTGTGGTGATTGGGGAGGTGGTGTCGTGAAGTTTGGTAAAACAGGCGTGTTCCTGGCAGTCGCCATCGTGGCTGGCCTGGTCGTCTACGCGGTGCAAGCACCCGCTGACGCCCCGCAATACCTGACCGCTACGGCCGAACGCGGCGACATCGAAAACGCTGTATTGGCCACCGGCGTGCTGGAAGGCATCAAGCAAGTGGATGTCGGCGCCCAGGTTTCCGGCCAATTGAAATCCCTCAAAGTCAAAGTCGGCGACAAGGTGAAAAAGGGCCAATGGCTTGCCGAAATCGACCCGCTGATTCTGCAGAATACCCTGCGCAAAGCCCAGGTAGACGAGGAAAACCTCCAGGCCCAACGCCGTGCCACGGCCGCTCAACTCAAACAGGCCAAGGCGGTTTACGAACGCTATAAGGGCTTGCAGGTTGACGAGTCGGTCTCGCGCCAGGACTTCGAAGACGCCGAGTCGACGTTCCAGGTGCAGCAGGCCAACCTGTTGTCCCTGGACGCACAGATAAAAAGTGCGCATATCCAGATCGACACCGCCAAGGTCAACCTGGCCTACACTCGTATCGTCGCGCCCATCGATGGCGATGTGGTGGGGATCGTCACCCAGGAAGGCCAGACCGTGATCGCCAGCCAGCTGGCGCCGGTGCTGCTCAAGTTGGCAGACCTGGACACCATGACCGTCAAGGCTCAAGTGTCGGAGGCGGATGTGATCCATATCAGCCCCGGCCAGCAGGTGTATTTCACCATCCTGGGCGAGGCCGACAAGCGCTACTACGCCAAGCTGCGCGGCACTGAGCCGGCGCCGCAGAACTTCCTCGAAACCCAGACGGCGGGCACACCCAAGCAAAACACTGCGGTGTTCTACAACGCACTGTTCGACGTGCCCAACCCCGAACACCGCCTGCGCATCGCGATGACCGCGCAGGTACGCATCGTGCTCGACACTGCCCAGGCTGCATTGATGGTGCCGGTGGCGGCACTCGGGGCGCGCAACGCCGATGGCAGTTACCCGCTGCGCGTGCTGGACGCCAAGGGCAAGGCGGTGTCGCGCGACGTGAAGACCGGGATCAATAACAACGTCAAAGTACAGGTTCTGGAGGGCCTGGCCGAGGGCGATAACGTCGTGATCGGCGACGCCACACCTGCTGTGGCGGGGAACTGACGCATGACCCAGCCACTGTTGGAACTCAAGGGCATCACCCGTACGTTCATGGCCGGCGAGCGTGAGTTCATTGCGCTCAAAGGCATCGACCTGAGCATTCATGCCGGGGAAATGCTGGCGATCATCGGCGCCTCGGGCTCGGGCAAGTCGACCCTGATGAACATCCTCGGCGGCCTGGATTACGCCACCGCCGGCAGCTACAAAATCAAGGGTATCGAAACGCGCTCGCTGGGCGATGAGCAGTTGGCGGAGCTGCGCCGCGACTACTTCGGTTTTATCTTCCAGCGCTACCATTTGCTCGCGCACCTGAGTGCCTTGCATAACGTCGAAATGCCGGCGATCTATGCCGGCACACCGCAGACCCAACGCCACAGCCGAGCGCGGGAACTGCTCACGCGCCTGGGCCTGGCCGGGCACACCAGTCACCGGCCCAGCCAGCTGTCGGGCGGGCAGCAGCAACGGGTGAGT of Pseudomonas fluorescens contains these proteins:
- the macA gene encoding macrolide transporter subunit MacA, with product MKFGKTGVFLAVAIVAGLVVYAVQAPADAPQYLTATAERGDIENAVLATGVLEGIKQVDVGAQVSGQLKSLKVKVGDKVKKGQWLAEIDPLILQNTLRKAQVDEENLQAQRRATAAQLKQAKAVYERYKGLQVDESVSRQDFEDAESTFQVQQANLLSLDAQIKSAHIQIDTAKVNLAYTRIVAPIDGDVVGIVTQEGQTVIASQLAPVLLKLADLDTMTVKAQVSEADVIHISPGQQVYFTILGEADKRYYAKLRGTEPAPQNFLETQTAGTPKQNTAVFYNALFDVPNPEHRLRIAMTAQVRIVLDTAQAALMVPVAALGARNADGSYPLRVLDAKGKAVSRDVKTGINNNVKVQVLEGLAEGDNVVIGDATPAVAGN